A segment of the uncultured Desulfobulbus sp. genome:
TTTCGTGGTGCTGTTTCCAGAATTGCTAGTGATTTAAATAAAGCTAAGATGCGAGCGTTGGAGATACGACGGGAGTGTCGGGTTGTGTTTTGTGGTAATCAGTATCAAATCGTTGACGGTGATAAAACCATGGGGTCGGATTGGACATTAATTACAGGAAATTCTACCTGCTTAACAAATGCAGAGCAGTCTACATTGTCCACTGCCGGACGTCGTGTGAGAAATGTATCACTTGCTGACTATAATAATGTCACTGCGACTATTAATAACCCAATAATCTTTTCACCTAGAGGGCTTGCCAGGTCTAATGTGACCACCACTGTAACCCATGGAAGTAGTAATGATTCTGTCGGGATTACAGTTATTCAAACTGGTCGAGTGCATGTGGGGTGGTGATGCTGAAATTTTATCGTAATTCAAATGGCTTTACTCTTGTAGAGTTGCTGATTGCAATGGTTATTCTTGGCGTAGTCCTGACTGGTGTAGTACGCATGTTCAGTAATACGGGGCGTTATCATACTGCACAAGAGATGATGGTTGCACTAACTCAGGACCTTCGTGCAGTGAAACAGCTTATGGTCTATGACCTGAGAACAGCTGGTTGTGATCCAAAGAATAAGGGTACTTTTGGATTCCAAGTTGATGGTGATGATCGTTATGATACTGATAGTAATTCAATTCATTTTACCATGGATATAGACAATGGTGATGGCGATGAATTTCTAGAGCCAGATGGGGTGGCCGATAACGATGAGGATATCATGTACTACCGTGATGACTGTAATGGGACCGTGCTGGCATCAGGAAATACGACTCCAGGTTGTTTGAGAAGAAAACTTGGAACTGGTTCTGGGCAATCAATGATCACAGATGTTACGAAATTTGAAGTCCACTATTTCGATCAGAACGGAACAGAGTTGACCGGGGCAAACTTGGCAAGTCTTGGTAAGTTAGAAAAAATTGATACTGTCCAGGTGATAATTGAAGCGCAAGTAGCTGAACCGAGCAAAGTGAGTGCTAATGTTGAAACCCAACAATTAGACTTTCGTGTCTTGGTAAGAAACGGATAACAGTTTGGAGTAACCGGATGGGTAAAGATCTTACAAATCAGACAGGTTTTACTCTTATAGAAGTCACTATGGCAATGGTGATTCTTGGGGTTGGCATTATGTCCATAGTCGCTCTGCAAACACGAGACATGATGTATAACAACAATTCTCGCAGGCAGGCCGAAGCCTATACATGGGCTATGGATCGAATTGAGCATTTGCGGGCGCTTTCCTATACAGATACAGATTTGGGCGTTAGCGCTACAGAAAAAACAGCCTCCGAGGGGCCCTATTCGAT
Coding sequences within it:
- a CDS encoding prepilin-type N-terminal cleavage/methylation domain-containing protein, translating into MGKDLTNQTGFTLIEVTMAMVILGVGIMSIVALQTRDMMYNNNSRRQAEAYTWAMDRIEHLRALSYTDTDLGVSATEKTASEGPYSIRWLVSDNSTDVANTKKVDVTVFWNNNEISKLTFTRTQSSI
- a CDS encoding GspH/FimT family pseudopilin — its product is MNTTHKYTDASEHGFTLMEVMVVVAIVGIMSMIAIPSYLSWKPGYEFRGAVSRIASDLNKAKMRALEIRRECRVVFCGNQYQIVDGDKTMGSDWTLITGNSTCLTNAEQSTLSTAGRRVRNVSLADYNNVTATINNPIIFSPRGLARSNVTTTVTHGSSNDSVGITVIQTGRVHVGW
- a CDS encoding prepilin-type N-terminal cleavage/methylation domain-containing protein — protein: MLKFYRNSNGFTLVELLIAMVILGVVLTGVVRMFSNTGRYHTAQEMMVALTQDLRAVKQLMVYDLRTAGCDPKNKGTFGFQVDGDDRYDTDSNSIHFTMDIDNGDGDEFLEPDGVADNDEDIMYYRDDCNGTVLASGNTTPGCLRRKLGTGSGQSMITDVTKFEVHYFDQNGTELTGANLASLGKLEKIDTVQVIIEAQVAEPSKVSANVETQQLDFRVLVRNG